The Ziziphus jujuba cultivar Dongzao chromosome 12, ASM3175591v1 sequence ttaactgaaGTTCATGTCATTCAATTGAATGATTCTCTTAGAGGACCCATTGAGTGGGGTTCCTTTGTAGAACTTAGTGACAGATACAacttgcaaaatatatatatatatatatatataattgtttatatatgatttttcttCAACAACTGCTCATATGTATAACCAGATATTATATGTCTTCAAGTTTCTTCAAACTCTatgtttaaaaaagaaaatatatatgtatattcaaaaaagaaaacatatacaatctgataccaatttttcaatttataatccGAGATTATATAATGATATATGGTAAACTTGAAAAGATGTTacattttcaattatatttttaatttttaatttattatttgaaatatcaGTATATCacacatattatttatttcattactATATCATTCATTTTTATGCTTTATAAATTGGAAAATAGAATTTCAACAAAACAGTTGTCACTATTTTTATTGTAGAACAATTATTTATAGTTTGGAAATAGGAGATGAGAAAATTAAATGATAGACAACAATTAACGTTAAAATCAAAGAACAAAATATCGCACACCTAAAAGTCAACAAGGGATAGCgatttgaaaacataaaaaattatttaaaaaaaaaaaaagaatttaagaaATGTTTGTTGGCCAGGTTCTAGCTAGGAAGGTTTTATCCATGTCCAAAGCTACCTGTTGATTTGTACTCCATCTTACCAATCTCATGCATAAAATTTGCTACTTCTCTACTTTTATAGAATTCTAAACTACGTATTCAATTCTTAAACTAATCCAAACACattttttagtattaattaaattaaaatagctTTCATCTTCAAAACAATCAGAATTTTTATACGATGATCTAATatgttcataaatattaaaaacaaatataaatcgTTTGGCTGACTTGTTTGTCTAAAACACAATCgtatatattacaaaataataatactaataataataataaagcatagtatatatagtttttaataaGGCCTAACTACCAACCCTTTCATTATCAGTCATTTAAGGAAAAGACAAATAATTCCAAGTATTTGTTAAATATAGGAACTCGTGGATTgcctttattttgattaaaaaaagaaaaaaaaaaaaacacaattttgaaacatttaaaccaaaaagaaaacaaaaatggacTAACAAAATTTAGATAACAATTTCCCATTTGACCCGAGgggaaaaaaagtaaataaataaataaagggggaAAAAGTTTCAATATCGATTGGATCCGTAGGTCACAATGTCACAACCCACAAGCCAGCTCAAAGTTGCCTAAAACTAGTTTCTTTTTTAAcgattttctttccttcttttgtttttttttttttgggtgaattctTAACAATGTTGTTTGtgataagaaagaaagaaagtgtaTTTACGAAGTGAAAATTAAGTTTTATTTCGCTTGTGCCTTCTCTTTTATGGGTCAGATTTGAGTAGTGGCTCTAGGGGGCAATAAACTGATTCACATCCATGTGTGGGCCATTCTTGGAGCCCAAAAGGATCAAAGAGTGAGTGATACACAAGAGTGGTGATGTTGCTCCCATTAGTCTCTCAGATAAAAAGATTGAAAATGGGTTTTGTAATATGGTTGACCCTACAATGTTTTTGATAGCTTGAAATAAAGACATGCATGGACACCTATGAATACCTATaggcaaaaaatcaaaattcctGAGTGtgacagggaaaaaaaagactttatttaaaaaaaaaaaaaaagagaagagaagaaaacaaatatggGGTTCACATTAAAGTGAAAGCACCTGATCTTTATGGTGGCCCATTTGACAAGTTTTGAAACTTTGAATTAGTGACAATACGATTGGAGTTTTGGCGTTTTTCCGTCTTTTCTTATGCTTATCAAGTAAATTGAGTaaccaaaaattttaatggTTATGGTGATTTCTTGCTTTTATTGTCTTTTagtttttgagaattttgaatcCAAATAATTAACAGTAGAAACTGAATGGATTTTGGTATATGTATAAGATGTCTTATAGATGATAGAAACTGGGAAATTTCATGATTTTGTTTTAAACTTAAAGTggcatttcatttatattattcttgagaaattttagattttttttttctttctatttaactttttattcgtgTTTTGAATGACTTTTGGGCTTAATAAGCTTTTTACTCTCTATTTTCAATCAAATTCGATTCAGGGTTATTATTACCATTTTTGGATTGAGGTCtttattttccaatttgatTCAATACATGACAAATGTTCTAGAAATTGGTAACGTTTGTCTATTACCAGGAGAGAGCAGGTGTGAGTTCCAGTACTTATTTGGAGATTTGATACTTTGAATCATATTGAAAACTAAAATGCCTCAAATGAGGGGGCGAAAAAAGTAGAAGGTCTCAATTGTATAAACTTGAAATTAAATGGTACAAAACTATACTATAATAATGTATTTAGTTTCAGATTCAAATCTCAATTTGTACGAAATTCTCAGCTCCACTAAATCATCGCATTTGAAACTATATTAAAACAGTAACACATCTTCTACAATGGTTCTTATTCCCCAAGGACAAGAGTTTGAGACGCCGTTAACAGCCAAAACTAGATGTTGTCAAATTCAAGAAACAACTtcttaataataagaataatacgAGACGTCAAGAGAATtttatgagttttgttttttagtatTCCAATTGACTTTTGGCCTTAATagactttcttttttattttctcttttaacgtataaaatttgatctttattttaaaaaaataattttggaaaaaaaaaattaatttttttttggaatggcTTAGTTGACAATAATCATTGGTGATAACTAAGTTTAtgccataataataaaatcttccttatcaatttataaaaacagcaaacatatattatatacctTAAAACCTAGAACATTTATTGTAAGTTAACAACCGAAAcccattaaataaaataaaataaataatttaacattttgataaacatttgtttttttgaagaTACTTTAATCACTTAAACATCCTGGATAGCTTGAACAAGCCATTGAATCCCTCTATTTAAATACCCACATGACGTGAAATTATTAAAGCGTACGCCTTCATGTCCAACAATCCAAGTcggttttaattttatatatataaaatcaagttCTAATGAGGATGTTAAATTAAGGATATTATGAGAATGTAAATTTTACAATATACTGTAACATGTTGTAGGAGTAAATTTACTCTTGCAACGTATTAGGGATATATATCCtcatgatattttaaaattaatacttCCATCAAAATcggactctatatatatataaactctcattttatcattttttctatttttttattatatatcaattacatttttatataaatctatAAATAGAGGctacaaaacaaaagaattacAAGTAATTGTAAAGAAGCATTCCCctcaattttaatttgttttcttactATAATTTGTGCTCTTACTTTTTCTCTTagcttataataatttaaattgtcatcatcactattataattattattatgtatttcttttttcaattgagGTAATTTCAATTTCCAATTTGATTCAATGCATGACGAATCTTCAAATTGGTAACAGAAACCACCAACATCGTCTATCTCCAAGGGAGATGGCAGGGTTACGGCCTATTGGAGATTGTATTACATTGAATCAAAGTGAAACCTAGAGTgcgtcaaataaaaaaaaatatgtaaaaaagaaAGATGGTCTCAATTGTATAAACCGGACATTAAAATGGTAGAAAAACTATATTAATAAACTGATAACTTTCTAttgtaagaaaatatatatgattccaactaaacttttctttttctaaattgatTAAGTTTGGATACAAcaaatttataatctaaaaaGGGTGTCTCAAACATATGATCTCAAAGATGTGGGTGTGAGaggcatatttttctttttctaaatcggttatgttaaaaagaaaaacgattTACctccaaataaaaattcttaattttttgaaaaccaagattatattttaatttatgaccAATATTTTCTGTTATCTAAAGCATATTAATGTGTCCATCACATCTCAATGGTGTATTTTATTCTTCAGtataaatcaaaaattaaaagtaaaaattgatacttgagattttttcttttggttggagagaccaattattaaaaaacccattactgatttttctttgcttattCCAAAATTACAtgcacatttttatttatttattctttttacttttcataGAGATTTCTTTTTTCTACTAAATCTGGTCAAATTAAATtggactattttaaatttaattaaattagattgtacaagatttaaaataatatagttcaTTTCCATATTCCAAACATTCCCTGCTCATTCATAAAAACATGCAATAATACTTGTGAGTCATGCATTAAAACATGCAGTTAATACTCATCTCCTCACAgagaaaccatttaaaaaattaccaTCGATTAAACCGTTTAATATAATCACGGTTAACGAAAACCGCGCATAGGGACTGTAAAAGATAGTTGAGACTTGAGAGCTTCAATGATATTGTATTCACAGAGCATTGGGTTGAATTCTGATCATGTGATCCTAAGAAAATAGTTGGGCCGATAGAGAGGCATGGCTGATCAATTTGACAAGCTGATActgatttacaatttttttaaatcttttttttttttagaattttttcaaatattatttttagaagtTATTACTTAAAAGGTTTAAAGTTTAGAGGttagtgtaaaaaaaaaaaaaaaaaactaatattgaTTAGTAAAAATTTATTGAGTTTTGTGACTTTGgtctcaatttatttttaatgtttgtaTCGTACAGAACCAATAGATTttgatttgttgttgtttgtgttttaAGGACTCTGGAGTGCCAACCAAAAAAAACGAAAGGACTGCATTTCACCTTTTAATAATACCATTTTCGGTTATGGCCGATTTCGAGTtcgaatttcaaaaataaaaaaatcatcattatgtAGCTCACTCAGCAGCCAATCTTTTCACCAGCTCACATTCTAGTCAACCTTAGGTCCATTATTCTATCAAGGGCAACAGCATGCCAAAAAACCCACAACTTACACCCCTTGCATGGAAGGTGATAATATTCTCTGCCATGCAGAATTGTCCACCAGGTCGCCCCTTTTGACTGACTTCAATCCTTTCAGTACAATTGAAAGAGAGTCAAATTTTCTTCTCAGTTCCATCAGATAATTTGGCTTCTAAAGGTCGTGAAATTTCAAGCTTGCTTTTTTGACAACATTCAACACAAAAGCTTATAAGATGCATAAATAGAAACTCTGTTCATGTCAAGAACTAATATATCCCAAGCACAAAATGTTGACAAGGTTAGTTTATCACAAGACAAACAGTATATGATGGAAGATGATGGCCCAAAAAAAAGCAGGTTTGAAAAACAGAGCATACCAGCTCCAGAATGATAGATGACACTAACATGCACTTCATTTCATTACATGATGCACCTACTAAATACTTTTTTCCTGACTAGCTCCTAATCAAGCATTTTGTGGATGGCATTTTTAATCAAAACATTAAAAACACATTCAAGAAACTGTTGAATGAACCTAACCTATTCAGAACCATTCAACTAGTAGAAACCTTGCCCTTCATCAGTAACATAATTATTTgagttttttcattaatttggtttttggtttttttttttttttaatttttttttatttgtaattactTCAGAAGTTTAGATGTTTGTTAGTGCTGGTGGTAATTAGAGTTTGTTAGGCATCTTAAATAACTATAAACTTAAAGGAAAGGAAACATAAACAccaaattgaaaaccatttcaaTTATAACTGAttcaatgttttattttttttctcccttacGCTTGTAGTTAAGCGAGATTCCTAACAAACTCTAACTACCAGCACCACTAAAAAACGTTTGGAGTAAGCAAGTTATACACAATTAAGTAGGGAAAAAACAAACCAAAGTGTTACCAAATAACACCTAAGCTTTTAAAGGTTGTGAAACTTCAAGCTTGCTTTTTTAGCAACATTCAACACAAAAGCTTATACAGTAGATACATAGAAACTTTGTTTCCCCCATGTTAAAAACTAATGTATTCCAAGAACGAAATGTTGGCGTGTTCAGTTTATCTCAGTATAAGCAATATATGATGGAAGCTGTTGGCCCAAAGAAAGCAGAAGAGCATTCCAACTGCTGAAGACAATAGGACGTGATCACGGCACTGCATTTCATAGCATTATGCATCGATTAAATGCTTTTTCCATGACTAGCTACTAATCAAGCATTTTGCGGAAGGCATTTCCAATCAAAATATCAACAATTCATTCCAATGTTGAATGAGTCTTATGCCACATCCTAAAACCAGAAGAAAAACCTTGCCCGTCAAATTCATTCGTAACATAGTGattttagttgttttcatgAAGTTAAATCCACCCCAAGTTGCTTAATTTCAACAGAAAACTGATTCGCAGATACTATTAGTTCTGGCAATGTCAATATTCATCTAGTCAATTTGTCAAACATATCATCGGCATAATGGAACACGAAAAATCTACAGACAACAAGATAAACACATTAATATTCCATCTCTTCACCAACATCCTAAAAGTAAGTGTATATtaacatatgtatgtatatgaacAAATTACCATTTCATTATCATTATAAAGAGAACTATACTAAGTGATTTTCAGCAATATACAAAATTACTTTAGACGAGCAAAGTAATTTACAtacctttttcaaaaaaaacccAGAAAAGAAATTAGTTTTTCTTATGCAACAAACGATTTAAAACCCTTTAGGCCCAGTTTCTTTCAGAACAGCAGGTTTTTCAGCCATGGAAAGGCAGTACTTAGCAATCTCTCTAAACTTAGGAACACTCCTCAGATCAACTTTGGTCCCATCCTTCAAAGTTATTATAATATCACCCCATTCACCAATGAAACGTGGCACAACCTGGACGTCCTTGATCACCTTGTACGAGAAATCGCTCCTATCCTGACCCGTTAGTCCCGAAATCACCGTCACCCGCAGGTTGGTGAACCTGTATCTCAAATAGAAAGCCCTGGAAACCGCAGCTAAAGTTAATGGCAACCAAAGAAGAGTGAAACCCAGAAGAAGGTTTGCTAAGAGGTCACCATAATGGGCTCCACCGTCGAAGAAGATGGTTTCTTCGGTGGGTTTCCTGGAGGAGTCAGAGGTGGTGGATGTGACGGTGGGCTTGTTGGTTGGGGAGGACACGTGGAGCTTGGTGATTGGTCTGTGGAAATTGGAAGTGGGTATGGAGGTGAAGTTAGGGAAGAGAAGTCTGGAAGAGACACTTAACGAATGGTGGGTTATAGAGGTGGTGGCGGTGGTTTTGGAGGTGGTGGGAGGTGTGAGGATTGGAATGGAGGCCATTAGAGGAGATTATGATGACCGTGTTGAACAAAAAAGATATGAGGATGACCGTGTGAGCTTGCTGGTTTGGTTGGTTGGTCGTAGaagcaattttttattattcattattttattttttaataattctattGGCTAGGTTGAGAATGTGGGGACCACTGGTATTATTCTTACTAGGGAGCATTTGATGGGTCAGTGGCTATTGCTTTGCCGCGTGGTATGCTCAAAACTCAGTCGTTTTGGTGAGAAGGGTAGAACAAAAAATTTGATGCAATTTATAAACGCAAATGATTTATTAGTCGATAGTTTTTGCTTCTACatgaatttatattatatgtcaAAAGTATTTATACGTAATAAGtacttttgataaaaatatatataggggaaTGTTTTATGGGTCAAGAtagttgataaataattttgacaaattatagTGATCATTAAATTTTCGATGTTTACATAAAAAGGGAAGTAATGAATAGTTAAAGttttagatttaattattattgaatgGTTAATCAAAGGCCAAGATGCCgtttttcaaatatacttatatatgaAAACTatactatatattaaataagtgttaatgttgatatatataataagtataCATGTATagtttgatataatatatatatatatatatataagaaaattttatggtaCGAATGGTTTATATGCAGGCCACATTAAAATagatg is a genomic window containing:
- the LOC107434906 gene encoding uncharacterized protein LOC107434906, which produces MASIPILTPPTTSKTTATTSITHHSLSVSSRLLFPNFTSIPTSNFHRPITKLHVSSPTNKPTVTSTTSDSSRKPTEETIFFDGGAHYGDLLANLLLGFTLLWLPLTLAAVSRAFYLRYRFTNLRVTVISGLTGQDRSDFSYKVIKDVQVVPRFIGEWGDIIITLKDGTKVDLRSVPKFREIAKYCLSMAEKPAVLKETGPKGF